The Pseudodesulfovibrio sediminis genome includes the window TTGCAAATGTTGCCTACGGCTTGAAAGTCCGAGGCAAAAACGACATTCCGGCAAAAGTTTTCCGGGCGCTGGAAATCGTGGGCCTTGATCCCGAAGCCTTCAGCAAGCGGCTCTGGTATGAATTGTCCGGTGGTGAGGCACAACGTGTCGCCCTTGCCGCAAGACTGGTCCTCAAGCCCAAGCTGCTACTTCTGGATGAACCAACCGCCAGTCTGGATATCCAAAGCGCTGAACTGGTCAAGCAGGCTGCCTTGTGCGCCCGGGAAGAATATGGTGCTGCCCTTGTCATCGTCAGCCATGACAAGTCGTGGCTCACCTCAGTCAGTGATCACATCATCACCATGGAAAACGGCTCCATCGTCAGCACCGACTAATCTACGGAGAAACACTATGAAGGCAGTATCCATTGTCGGACCCAAGAACTCCGGCAAAACAACCCTTGGTCTCAAGCTCGCACAACATTTCAAGGATTCCGGCCTGACCGTTGCGGCCGCCAAATTCAGTCATCACGGTTTCGACTGGCAGGACACCGACACGACCGAATATGCCAAGACCTGCGATGTCGTGGCCGGGCTAGGACCGTCCGAAACATTTGTCCACTGGACACACAGTCGTTTTCTGCCCGATATCCTGCCGCTACTGACCGCAGACGTTCTCATCGTCGAAGGCGGCAAATCCCTGGGCTATCTGCCCCGTATCCTCTGCCTGCGCGGCGATCTGGAGGACGGCACGGACTGGCTCCAGCCCGACCTCGCCATTGCATCCTACGGAGACAAGTC containing:
- a CDS encoding ABC transporter ATP-binding protein; this encodes MTTPLISLKNIRQRYAKRTVLSIDSLEIIQGQITGLAGPNGSGKTTLLRLLAFLEQPVEGTITFLGKPTSIKPNHIHRQVTLLVQEPYLLKRSVFANVAYGLKVRGKNDIPAKVFRALEIVGLDPEAFSKRLWYELSGGEAQRVALAARLVLKPKLLLLDEPTASLDIQSAELVKQAALCAREEYGAALVIVSHDKSWLTSVSDHIITMENGSIVSTD
- a CDS encoding molybdopterin-guanine dinucleotide biosynthesis protein MobB gives rise to the protein MKAVSIVGPKNSGKTTLGLKLAQHFKDSGLTVAAAKFSHHGFDWQDTDTTEYAKTCDVVAGLGPSETFVHWTHSRFLPDILPLLTADVLIVEGGKSLGYLPRILCLRGDLEDGTDWLQPDLAIASYGDKSVDGVPVQNSIEELAATVLEKGFFLPGMDCETCGRPDCKTLAAEIVAGKTSTKACLAMHNSIEVDINGAPLGMKTFVEDIISASIREMLRTLKGYSPGKATIKLDV